TGATGATGCCGTTGAAGAGAGGGTAATCAATGAGGAGTACAAAATATGGAAGAAGAATACCCCGTTCTTGTATGATTTGGTGATGACACACGCTCTGGAATGGCCCTCGTTAACTGCTCAGTGGCTTCCAGACGTGACCAGACCCGAAGGCAAGGACTACTCCGTTCATAGGTACGAAATTTCTGTGTAACTCCTGAATCATCAGTCTTGACCAGGTCTATTTGTAATGGTGCTGTTTGACACATCATCATGAGGAAAGTCAGTTCAGTAAACCCCTGGTTATGCTTACCCTTCCTTGAGATGATCTAAATTTGTTGGCATTTTCTTGTTCCTAGACAAATACACAAAGAACTTGTAAGACTTCTTTGTTCTCTCTCCAATTCTTTGAAGTTCACACCTGGCTAGCACCTGCTGTCAAACTGTTTCAACCAACTTTAGGAAGAAAGTTTAATTGGCTGTGCTTTATTTTTAGCATTTGTCAGAGATATTTTCAtgaccttttatttttattatgtttcaaCTTCTGCATCCTAGGAAAACTTCTTCCTGTACCCAGCCTATTTCACCCAGTGATAAcatagctttccaacaatgaaagaattttaaaaattcagTAATTTAAGGAGTcctcagggtacaaacaaatcagtttttcctctttataatattattttgtattactaattggaaataactttttatacttTATGTTTTGTTGGTACAGATTGATCTTGGGCACACATACATCAGACGAACAGAACCATCTACTGATTGCCAGTGTTCAGCTGCCGAATGAAGATGCACAGTTTGACGCCAGCCACTACGACAATGATAAAGGAGGTACTTATCAACGACcatattcaaataatttttgaacTCGAAAACAAATTCATTTTTGCTCAAAAGGTCTTTGAGTACTCTCAAAAATGTCTTTAAATATACTTTCTTTAGTTACTTTTCAATAATATCTTATGGACTATTTATCAGTctacttaaaaagaaaaatttactCTCAAAGTCTTATATTTCTGACAATATCCATTTCATACatacatgttttgttttatttttttgagaacCAGTAGAGAAAATCCAGTTCTGCTATAAATAGAGCTGAGTCAATATTTtccattaacaaaattaaatcatttttcCAGAATTTGGTGGCTTTGGCTCAGTGTCGGGTAAAATCGACATTGAGATAAAGATCAACCATGAAGGTGAGGTGAATAGGGCACGTTACATGCCCCAGAACCCCTGTGTCATTGCCACCAAGACACCTTCCTCCGATGTGCTGGTCTTTGACTACACTAAGCATCCGTCAAAGCCTGAACCTTCCGGCGAGTGTCACCCTGACCTTAGGTATGTTCAGTCTTCACTACatgactttttattaaaaaattttGTGATCAAAATACATAGTCCctctttttgtttttcattatcataataagtaggtaaatgtttTTGCAATTTGTCTTTGACTTTTCTACATAAAGTCAAGTGAAACTCCATATTTTAGGAGGATAGAGTATGATATGGTGTGTATTTTCCACAGATTGCGAGGTCATCAAAAAGAAGGCTATGGCTTATCCTGGAACCCCAACCTAAATGGATATCTTCTGTCTGCCAGGTTAGTGCTTTAAAAATCATCTTTACAAAGTTGCTTTGTGCTTAGAAATAAAGAagttatcactacatagtataaaacaaagtcgctttttctgtccctatgtcccttgtaatagatagagtaattaaagaggaaggattatatgtataataacatacattaaacaGTAGGGAAATAccgttatcccgtgcgaagccggggcgggtcgctagtgtAATATAAGATGATACATATTTGAAACTCAACTGGAGACTTAACTAACATGAACATTGATCtagctatagtctgttttttaatctcgtagactaaactgacattacgagtgttgtcagtttgttgcaaattcttaaatagtgatgtggcacgaccgaaacttagcgttaataaattCAAGTatctttttttacaataattgatggttacgcatggcgttgcgtggtcagatatccctggcagtttgtagcacgtcgtgcagccgtgtgtacgtacaTGAATTgtgaatataaaactttgaatgaatattaaattcgtcttttatagataaaaagttacgattcaacaaactggtatcgtaagtacaacactgcacaaaaaagctagcaacattatttgtaagtttgacattttgcaagtgttaatttagtctacgagattaaaaaacagactataggtgATTGAACTGTAATGGAAGTTATGtgtagttttttttctgttataggtatttttttcaactataaagTTTTAAAGCTTGACTCTTCATAAGAACCTGGATTTagtatatttgaaataaaaacctatGACTTCGACtttgttcaaaaatattctTTACACATAATTTCTAACTTTAACCCCACAGTGATGACCACACAATCTGCCTGTGGGATATAAACGCGACGCCGAAGGAAGGCCGCGTGATCGAGGCCAAGTCAGTCTTCACAGGACACACCGCCGTCGTCGAGGACGTGGCCTGGCATCTGCTGCACGAGTCATTGTTTGGATCCGTCGCTGATGATCAGAAGCTCATGATTTGGGACACTAGGCAAGTACTGAACAGCATTTATTTATGCTGTCTACACTCGTAAAAATTGCTTGTACAGTTAGCACATAACTTAACAAAGATTTGGTTTCTTTAGTGGCTGTGAACTTCAACATCATTCACTTAGTGACACGAAAAACTGCtcctttttattttgtctgttcCTGTACGTTATTCAAGGGGTATTGccatcattttttatttgtaattgtatCTGCTTGGAGTTTTCATCTAACGATTCTTGTCAAATACGTGTTGGAATACTGGTAGTTGCAAAATGTTTAGGCACGTCGTCGTCGCGCGCATATGTGCGTAAAGTTGACCAGATAAGCAgcgaacttataaataaatcttatctaCATGATCTTAAACATCATtagcaaaatgtttttttcaacaCTTCAATTCTTCAGAGTAATAATACGTTAATTTATAGGTGTAACAACACTTCGAAGCCCTCTCACACAGTGGACGCGCACACCGCGGAGGTGAACTGCCTCAGCTTTAACCCCTACTCCGAGTTCATACTAGCCACAGGCAGTGCTGATAAAACGGTAAGTTATTTACCACTTCCACCACTTTTTAATATCTAAAATTGATGACAAAACGAATTGGTGAGAACTTTACTAAGACTGTAAGCTTGGCAAACGGGTAAATCATTCTTTTGTTAATTACAAATTGTAACAGggattgttataaaaaaaaaataaaggttttcAACTTCATtgattttctatactaatattataaagaggaaaactttgtttgtttgtttgtttggttgtaatggataaactcgaaaactactggaccgattttaaatattctttcaccattagaaagccatattatctgtgagtaacataggctatattttatccggtgcgggcagtagctcccacgggacgcgggtgaaaccgcgggaaaacggctatttTTACATAAAGTATATGATAGTCATTATATATACAGAAGaatcattttcatatttatttatgtaaataatctctTGGAAACAATACATACTTAACAATACTTGTGTAGTGCATAATTCAAATTAttacattacaataacaaatatatttattaaaaaattgtcCTTCAAATAAATATCAGGATCTACTTAATTAGTACAAATAATACGACTGTGCTATAAATAATACGGTGTTGTGCTAGGTGGCGCTATGGGACCTGCGCAACCTGAAGCTGAAGCTGCACTCGTTCGAGTCGCACAAGGACGAGATCTTCCAGGTGCAGTGGTCCCCGCACAACGAGACCATCCTCGCCAGCAGCGGCACCGACAGGAGGTATTACACGAAACTTGCTCTATTTACCGGGGTTTCATCCACGTCCCAGGATAACTTTTTGCCATATCCAGATACAAAGTTAGTTACCTCAGATACACAAGCTTTAATACTGCCATCAATTCTTCAAAATATTTGCTTGAAAAGCAAaacatatacataaaaatataatcttcgCGTTTGTAAGtaggattttaatttaaatgctttTGGATTTGGTGTAGTTACATAGAAATAGCACTTTTTTCACCAGTTCAAACTGTCTTCGGTCAGAGTCAAGCTGTCTAGGTTACCTAGCCAGGCTGCTTGGATTACTTAGGTATCTTTGGAAATAATGGAAAAGTGAAAAACAGACATAATATATTGCTAGTTCATATTAGCAAACATTCGgacaacatttatttacaaatcaaaacaaaaacgaGCCAAACTGAAATTTGATAAGTACCGCAATTGTTGCAGGCTTCACGTCTGGGACCTGTCCAAGATCGGCGAGGAGCAGACGGCAGAGGACGCGGAGGACGGACCTCCGGAACTGCTGTTCATACACGGAGGCCATACTGCCAAGATATCCGACTTCTCCTGGAACCCTAACGAGCCGTGGGTCATCTGCTCTGTGTCGGAAGATAATATTATGCAGGTATGGTAAAGGCAGTTATTgctgcttttttatttattactagcttttgcccgcgacttcgttcgcgtggaatagtgacttccggcagatttttggtttgtctaatagatggcgttgtatgtccggaagatattttatttttatttttttgtaataaaaactatcctatgtcctttctcaagttccaaactttGTCagtcacacaaatcgattcagtagtttaggcgtgaagaaaagacagacaggccgagttactttcgcatttataatattagtttggattaataacaataaaagtagGTTAGGCTAGAGCTAAAGCTAAGCCCCACAAAACCGTTTGTTGTTTGACTGTGGGGTCAAtgtaataattaacaattataataataaaataattagcttataaacttataacaattaataattaaagtatTACCTTGTTTATATCCTGTTTGTTTATCTCACAAAACTCAAGAATGGCATCGCCTATTAAGTTTTCCGGGTCAGCTAGTAATGTAATGAATATGGTTTATTAACTAGCATATTCGTATGTACATAGTTTCTAAAGTTGAATAAGTCCTCTACCACGTATTCAAGACGTACGTTAAAAatctacctacatttttttttttgttaaataggtTTGCCCAGTATGTTAATTTATCAACCGCCATGTACATATCAAGATAGCGCAActagtttcaaaatattataaataactcTGTTACATTCTCACAGGTATGGCAAATGGCTGAGAACATATACAATGATGAAGAACCGGAGACGCCCGCCTCGGAACTGGAGTCCGGCGTCAACGTCAACCACGGCTAGCCGCCCAACCGCTAACTGTGCACTCACTCGCTAAATACATACGGGACTACTTACTATATGGCCACTGAACATTCATGGTGAGGCGTAGATAAACCATTTATTGCTGTCAAAGTAATAGCGATGTTGTTGTCATTGAAATAGAAGCTAAAATCAATTAACGTATTAGAGTTGTTTTAAAGCTCGATGTCGTTCCGAGCACTAGTCCGCGCAAGTGTCGAAACTAATTTTGAAACTCGACttcgaagaaaaacaaaagacgtttGGTCGTAATAAAATTTGTTCTCGCTGCTGAAGTGAAAAGTTTTGTTTGATAGATAAGAGCAAAGGTTTTAACACCTCTTGCCTTTGAAACCTATTCTAGAATCACTCCAATACGTATGTGATTCAAACAGAATCCTGCACTTGCTCGGGATTCAAAATCTGCACTTGCAGTAGACAAGAACATTGCTCACTTGTAAACACAAATACCTATTCTCCACTAAAGTCGAACATTGATTACATTCAAGTTATTAAAGTTTTGTTAATTGATTTTAGATATTAGGTAC
This genomic interval from Helicoverpa zea isolate HzStark_Cry1AcR chromosome 18, ilHelZeax1.1, whole genome shotgun sequence contains the following:
- the LOC124638719 gene encoding chromatin assembly factor 1 p55 subunit, translating into MGDKGDGETFDDAVEERVINEEYKIWKKNTPFLYDLVMTHALEWPSLTAQWLPDVTRPEGKDYSVHRLILGTHTSDEQNHLLIASVQLPNEDAQFDASHYDNDKGEFGGFGSVSGKIDIEIKINHEGEVNRARYMPQNPCVIATKTPSSDVLVFDYTKHPSKPEPSGECHPDLRLRGHQKEGYGLSWNPNLNGYLLSASDDHTICLWDINATPKEGRVIEAKSVFTGHTAVVEDVAWHLLHESLFGSVADDQKLMIWDTRCNNTSKPSHTVDAHTAEVNCLSFNPYSEFILATGSADKTVALWDLRNLKLKLHSFESHKDEIFQVQWSPHNETILASSGTDRRLHVWDLSKIGEEQTAEDAEDGPPELLFIHGGHTAKISDFSWNPNEPWVICSVSEDNIMQVWQMAENIYNDEEPETPASELESGVNVNHG